In Buchnera aphidicola (Eriosoma grossulariae), a genomic segment contains:
- the fliN gene encoding flagellar motor switch protein FliN, whose translation MVNDNQDSQKNNILKDNIELLDKKSLIKDINLKHDNVLSEYNIDFIGQIPVKVLVELGRIKITIKEFLKLSVGSILSLENDLNQPLNIFVNNFLIAQGEIVVIENKYGIRITKIIEKSEFINTVHN comes from the coding sequence ATGGTAAATGATAATCAGGATAGTCAAAAAAATAATATTTTAAAAGATAATATCGAATTATTAGATAAAAAATCTTTAATTAAAGATATTAATTTAAAACATGACAATGTATTATCTGAATATAATATTGATTTTATTGGACAAATTCCTGTAAAAGTATTAGTAGAATTAGGTAGAATTAAAATTACGATTAAAGAATTTTTAAAATTATCTGTGGGATCTATATTGTCTTTAGAAAATGATCTGAATCAACCTTTAAATATTTTTGTGAATAATTTTTTAATTGCTCAGGGTGAAATAGTCGTTATTGAAAATAAATATGGAATTCGAATTACTAAGATAATAGAAAAATCTGAATTTATTAATACTGTTCATAATTAA
- the fliP gene encoding flagellar type III secretion system pore protein FliP (The bacterial flagellar biogenesis protein FliP forms a type III secretion system (T3SS)-type pore required for flagellar assembly.), producing the protein MVNQILLFLSLFLFSPEIYASIPGLTTHYLSDGGQSWSLPIQTLVFLTSLTFLPAILLMMTSFTRIIIVFGLLRNAIGTPYAPPNQVLLGLALFLTFFIMSPVLDKVYTEAYLPFSQDKISMDVALKKGAEPLKQFMIKQIRKPDLELFSKLAHISSFSNLKDVPMRVILPAFITSELKTAFQIGFTIFIPFLIIDLVVSSVLMALGMMMVPPSSISLPFKLMLFVLVDGWKLLVNSLAQSFYF; encoded by the coding sequence ATGGTTAATCAGATATTATTATTTTTATCTTTATTTTTATTTTCTCCAGAAATTTATGCATCAATACCTGGATTAACTACTCATTATTTGAGTGATGGAGGTCAAAGTTGGTCTCTTCCCATTCAAACTTTAGTATTCTTGACTTCATTGACTTTTCTTCCAGCTATTCTATTGATGATGACTAGTTTTACAAGAATTATTATTGTTTTTGGTTTATTGAGAAATGCCATTGGAACTCCTTACGCTCCACCAAATCAAGTATTACTTGGTCTGGCGTTATTTTTAACTTTTTTTATTATGAGTCCAGTATTAGATAAAGTATATACAGAAGCATATTTACCTTTTTCTCAGGATAAAATATCTATGGATGTAGCTTTGAAAAAAGGAGCTGAACCATTAAAACAATTTATGATAAAACAAATTAGAAAACCTGATTTAGAATTATTTTCTAAATTAGCACATATTTCTTCATTTTCTAATTTGAAAGATGTTCCAATGAGAGTAATATTACCTGCTTTTATTACAAGTGAATTAAAAACTGCTTTTCAAATAGGATTTACTATATTTATTCCTTTTTTAATTATTGATTTAGTGGTTTCAAGTGTTTTAATGGCATTAGGAATGATGATGGTTCCACCTTCTAGTATTTCATTGCCTTTTAAATTAATGTTATTTGTTTTAGTTGATGGTTGGAAATTGTTAGTAAATTCATTAGCTCAAAGTTTCTATTTTTAA
- the fliQ gene encoding flagellar biosynthesis protein FliQ, translating to MTPELVMTMFHEAIKVSLLLSFPLLLSALITGLVISLLQASTQINEQTLSFIPKIISVFSSIVFFGPWMLNVLIDYVQNLFNNLPLIIH from the coding sequence ATGACTCCAGAATTAGTAATGACTATGTTTCATGAAGCGATTAAAGTTTCATTACTTTTATCATTTCCTTTATTATTATCTGCTTTGATAACAGGATTAGTAATCAGTTTATTACAAGCTTCAACTCAAATTAATGAACAAACTTTATCTTTTATTCCTAAAATAATATCTGTTTTTAGTTCAATTGTGTTTTTTGGTCCATGGATGTTAAACGTTTTAATTGATTATGTACAAAATTTATTTAATAATTTACCTTTAATAATACACTAA
- the fliR gene encoding flagellar biosynthetic protein FliR: MLTVNSIDFFYFLNNILLPSIRILSLFYTAPIFSENCISYKIKIFLSIIISFLIFPFLPESHINFFSYHYCLIFIQQIIIGGFLGFIIKIVFSSVNMAGEIISALIGLSFSNYFDINSRNNLSSISRFLNILILFIFLTFNGHLWLISILSDSFHQIPIDHSVFNVKIFFILVQFSSLLFLNSLKLALPVIILLLILNCIMAFLNRISPQISIFSVGFPITLVVGIFTLNALIPISISFFKDIFINVQNFLFYIT; encoded by the coding sequence ATGTTAACGGTTAATAGTATTGATTTTTTTTATTTTTTAAATAATATTTTACTTCCTTCTATACGGATTTTATCATTATTTTATACTGCTCCTATATTTAGTGAAAATTGTATTTCATATAAGATAAAAATATTTTTATCTATTATAATTAGTTTTTTAATTTTTCCTTTTTTACCTGAATCACATATAAATTTTTTTTCTTATCATTATTGTTTAATTTTTATTCAACAAATTATTATTGGGGGTTTTTTAGGATTTATCATCAAAATTGTTTTTTCATCTGTTAATATGGCAGGAGAAATTATTTCGGCTTTAATAGGTTTATCTTTTTCTAATTATTTTGATATCAATAGTCGTAATAATTTATCTTCTATTTCTAGGTTTTTAAATATATTAATATTATTTATATTTTTAACTTTTAATGGTCATCTTTGGTTAATTTCTATTTTATCTGATAGTTTCCATCAGATACCTATAGATCATTCTGTTTTTAATGTAAAAATATTTTTTATATTAGTTCAATTTTCTAGTCTATTATTTTTGAATAGTTTAAAGTTAGCTTTGCCTGTTATTATTTTATTATTGATATTAAATTGTATTATGGCTTTTTTAAATCGAATTTCTCCTCAGATTTCAATTTTTTCTGTTGGTTTTCCTATTACTTTAGTTGTAGGTATATTTACTTTAAATGCATTAATTCCAATTTCTATATCTTTTTTTAAAGATATTTTTATTAATGTTCAAAATTTTTTATTTTATATTACGTGA
- the rpmG gene encoding 50S ribosomal protein L33 produces MAKSSREKIKLFSTSGSKHYYTTTKNKKNKSTKLELKKYDPIIQKHILYKEKKIK; encoded by the coding sequence ATGGCAAAAAGTTCTAGAGAAAAAATAAAATTATTTTCTACTTCAGGAAGTAAACATTATTACACGACTACTAAAAATAAAAAAAACAAATCAACAAAATTAGAATTAAAAAAATACGATCCTATTATTCAAAAACATATTTTATATAAAGAAAAAAAAATAAAATAA
- the rpmB gene encoding 50S ribosomal protein L28, with amino-acid sequence MAKICDITFKKPMVGNHRSHAMNATKRRFFLNLHNHKFWIPEEKKFIKLNISAKGMRIIDKNGIQETLKKSFIKNKKNKLL; translated from the coding sequence ATGGCTAAAATATGTGATATAACTTTTAAAAAACCCATGGTAGGAAACCATAGATCACATGCTATGAACGCAACTAAAAGACGTTTTTTCTTAAATTTACATAATCATAAATTTTGGATACCTGAAGAAAAAAAATTTATCAAATTAAATATTTCAGCTAAAGGTATGAGAATCATAGATAAAAATGGAATCCAAGAAACATTAAAAAAATCTTTTATTAAAAATAAAAAAAACAAATTACTATAA
- the ppa gene encoding inorganic diphosphatase: MSFKKIPVGNNFPEDIYAIIEISAFSNPIKYEMNKTYNELFVDRFISSAMIYPCNYGYINNTQSLDGDPLDILIPTPYPLLAPSVIQCRPVGILMMQDESGDDSKIIAVPHNNISQEYNSIQDIIDFPILLKNQIQNFFENYKNLEKNKWVKIIEWQNKKNAILEIKNSIKRYEKIKK, translated from the coding sequence ATGTCTTTTAAAAAAATACCTGTTGGAAATAATTTTCCTGAAGATATATATGCTATTATTGAAATATCAGCATTTTCTAATCCAATTAAATATGAAATGAACAAAACTTATAACGAATTATTTGTAGATAGATTTATATCTAGTGCTATGATCTATCCATGTAATTACGGTTATATTAATAATACACAATCTTTAGATGGAGACCCACTAGATATATTAATTCCTACTCCATATCCATTATTAGCCCCATCCGTTATTCAATGTCGTCCTGTAGGGATATTAATGATGCAAGATGAATCTGGTGACGATTCTAAAATTATAGCAGTTCCTCATAATAATATTTCCCAAGAATATAATTCTATACAAGACATAATAGATTTTCCTATATTATTAAAAAATCAAATTCAAAATTTTTTTGAAAATTATAAAAATTTAGAAAAAAATAAATGGGTTAAAATTATTGAATGGCAAAATAAAAAAAATGCAATTTTGGAAATAAAAAATTCAATAAAAAGATATGAAAAAATAAAAAAATAA
- the pmbA gene encoding metalloprotease PmbA has protein sequence MEIYRNNILSETILKELVSYALELIKSYNKNYLCFVSIHQNNGINITVRSGLLEYLEFNNDLILSITVYHNYKKSTVSSSDLSLHSVKLTIEKAVELVKYTSEDDCHILPDINLIATDHHDLQLYYPCTINIADVIFYTKNLEKIALKQDNRIINSEGASFCSHIHTIVLGNNYGLFNSYKHSIHSLSVSVIAQDKKNTNVMERDYCYTTAREFNDLKDIKIVGKMASERAISRLNAQKILTKKVPILFSSELSSSFFSHFIYSITGSNIHRQNTCLLNCLGKKIFPSWLNIVDNPHINKGLGSKPFDFEGVKTKKYNIIKDGILKTWLLDTYFSKKLNLYSTGHSGGIHNWIISGARQSIFSLKALLKFMYRGVYITELMGDGVNLITGDYSRGAVGFWVENGSIQYPISEITISSNLKDMWKNIIAIGTDSDLDKQIRCGSILLSEIQVSGK, from the coding sequence ATGGAAATATATAGAAATAATATTTTATCAGAAACTATATTAAAGGAATTAGTTTCATATGCTTTAGAATTAATAAAAAGTTATAATAAAAATTATTTATGTTTTGTTTCTATTCATCAGAATAATGGAATTAATATTACAGTGAGATCCGGTTTATTAGAATATTTAGAATTTAATAATGATTTAATTTTATCTATTACAGTATATCATAATTATAAAAAAAGTACTGTTTCTTCTAGTGATCTTAGTTTGCATTCAGTAAAATTAACTATTGAAAAAGCGGTAGAATTAGTAAAATATACTTCTGAAGATGATTGTCATATTTTACCAGATATAAATCTAATAGCTACCGATCATCATGATTTACAATTATATTATCCATGTACAATCAATATAGCAGATGTTATTTTTTATACTAAAAATTTAGAAAAAATAGCTTTAAAACAAGATAATCGTATTATAAATTCTGAAGGTGCTTCTTTTTGTAGTCATATTCATACAATAGTTTTAGGAAATAATTATGGATTATTCAATTCTTATAAACATAGTATACATTCTCTATCTGTTTCTGTCATTGCACAAGATAAAAAAAATACAAATGTAATGGAAAGAGATTATTGTTATACGACTGCAAGAGAATTTAATGATTTAAAAGATATTAAAATTGTAGGAAAGATGGCATCAGAACGAGCAATATCTCGATTAAATGCACAAAAAATATTAACTAAAAAAGTTCCTATTTTATTTTCTTCAGAATTATCTTCTAGTTTTTTTTCACATTTTATTTATTCCATTACAGGTTCTAATATACATCGTCAAAATACTTGTTTATTAAATTGTTTGGGTAAAAAAATCTTTCCTTCTTGGTTAAATATTGTTGATAATCCTCATATTAATAAAGGTCTCGGTTCTAAACCGTTTGATTTTGAAGGAGTAAAAACTAAAAAATATAATATTATCAAAGATGGAATATTAAAAACTTGGTTGCTGGATACTTATTTTTCTAAGAAATTGAATCTTTATAGTACAGGACATTCTGGAGGGATTCATAATTGGATTATATCAGGTGCTCGTCAATCAATATTTTCTTTAAAAGCATTGTTAAAATTCATGTATCGCGGTGTATATATTACAGAACTGATGGGTGATGGAGTGAATTTAATTACAGGAGATTATTCTAGAGGAGCTGTTGGTTTTTGGGTTGAAAATGGAAGTATTCAATATCCTATTAGTGAAATTACTATCTCTAGTAATTTAAAAGATATGTGGAAAAATATTATTGCAATTGGTACTGATAGTGATCTTGATAAACAAATAAGATGTGGATCTATTTTATTATCAGAAATACAGGTTTCTGGTAAATAA
- the rsmI gene encoding 16S rRNA (cytidine(1402)-2'-O)-methyltransferase has product MGCLYIIPTPIGNLLDITHRALKILNQVDIIASENTIHTYQLLKKFNIKNSLTSLHQHNEIKKTIYLIEKIKQGQNIALVSNAGTPIINDPGFYLVQQCHKQNIQVIPLPGACAIITALIASGLPANKFCFEGFLPSKKNARKTLLKKTSKELRTTIFFESSHRIIESVTDIVDEIGENRNITIARELTKYWESIYYNTSLNILNFLKENKNSCKGEMVILINGYKKTKLDNIKEKHINTLILLKKILPLKQAVLLTSKIHNIKNKLLYKYAINKLIDDKNK; this is encoded by the coding sequence ATTGGATGTTTATATATTATACCAACACCTATTGGAAATTTATTAGATATTACTCATCGTGCTTTAAAAATATTAAATCAAGTAGACATTATTGCATCAGAAAACACCATACATACTTACCAATTACTTAAAAAATTTAATATAAAAAATTCTTTAACATCTCTGCATCAACACAATGAAATCAAAAAAACAATATATTTAATAGAAAAAATCAAACAAGGTCAAAATATCGCTTTAGTTTCTAATGCTGGAACACCTATTATAAATGATCCAGGTTTTTATTTAGTACAACAATGTCACAAACAAAATATTCAAGTAATACCATTACCTGGAGCATGTGCAATAATTACTGCTCTTATTGCTTCAGGATTACCAGCAAATAAATTTTGTTTTGAAGGATTTCTTCCTTCAAAAAAAAATGCTAGAAAAACTTTATTAAAAAAAACTTCAAAAGAATTAAGAACTACAATTTTTTTTGAATCATCTCATAGAATTATTGAATCTGTAACAGATATTGTAGATGAAATAGGAGAAAATAGAAATATTACCATTGCTAGAGAATTAACTAAATATTGGGAATCAATTTATTATAATACATCATTAAATATATTAAATTTTTTAAAAGAAAATAAAAATAGTTGTAAAGGAGAAATGGTTATTTTAATTAACGGTTATAAAAAAACAAAATTAGATAATATTAAAGAAAAACATATTAATACTTTAATTCTATTAAAAAAAATATTACCACTTAAACAAGCAGTATTATTAACTTCAAAAATACACAATATAAAAAACAAATTATTATATAAATATGCAATAAATAAATTAATAGATGACAAAAATAAATAA
- a CDS encoding beta-ketoacyl synthase N-terminal-like domain-containing protein, with protein sequence MKRVVITGIGIISSIGNNKNEVLKSLKLGQSGVVLLNEMRLAGMRSHVCGKVFLNDTIDLDRKIIRFMNQSSIYAYSAVMQAIKDSLMTQNIYEYNPRVGIIVGSSISPPKIHVLALDALRKKKRVQSISPYSVIKSMSSSISACLSTILKIYGVSYSISSACATSAHCIGNAVELIQLGKQDIIFAGGAEEFSWELACEFDAMGVLSTKYNFCPTRASRPFDVCRDGFVISEGAGILVLEELNHARLREVPIYAEIIGYGATSNGYNIVDSKELGVVRAMYESLKFININKIDYLNVHATSTRNGDIQELNAICRIFANDHMPYISATKSITGHALGAAGALEAIYTLLMLKNNFIAPSININNLDFFNKKLKIVTKMIKKNISIAMSNSLGFGGVNVSLVFKKF encoded by the coding sequence GTGAAGCGTGTTGTAATTACAGGAATAGGTATCATATCTAGTATCGGCAATAATAAAAATGAAGTTTTAAAATCACTGAAATTAGGTCAATCCGGTGTTGTATTATTGAATGAAATGCGATTAGCAGGAATGCGTAGTCATGTATGTGGTAAGGTATTTTTAAATGATACAATTGATTTAGATAGAAAAATTATAAGATTTATGAATCAATCATCTATATATGCATATTCAGCTGTTATGCAAGCTATTAAAGATTCTTTAATGACTCAAAATATATATGAATACAACCCCCGTGTAGGTATTATAGTTGGTTCTAGTATTAGTCCTCCCAAAATACATGTTCTTGCATTAGATGCGTTAAGAAAAAAAAAACGAGTGCAATCTATTAGTCCTTATTCTGTAATTAAGTCAATGTCTTCAAGTATTTCTGCTTGTTTATCAACAATATTAAAAATTTATGGAGTTAGTTATTCTATTAGTTCAGCATGTGCAACATCTGCGCATTGTATTGGAAATGCTGTAGAATTAATACAATTAGGCAAGCAAGATATTATTTTTGCTGGAGGTGCTGAAGAATTTAGTTGGGAGTTAGCATGTGAATTTGATGCAATGGGAGTTTTATCAACTAAATATAATTTTTGTCCAACAAGAGCATCTCGTCCATTTGATGTATGTCGAGATGGTTTTGTGATATCTGAAGGAGCAGGTATATTAGTTTTAGAAGAATTAAATCATGCAAGATTACGTGAAGTGCCTATTTATGCTGAGATAATTGGTTATGGTGCTACTTCGAATGGATATAATATAGTTGATTCTAAAGAACTAGGTGTTGTTAGAGCAATGTATGAATCATTAAAGTTTATTAATATTAACAAGATAGATTATTTAAATGTACATGCAACTTCTACAAGAAATGGTGATATTCAAGAATTAAATGCTATTTGTAGGATTTTTGCAAATGATCATATGCCTTATATTTCTGCTACTAAATCTATAACTGGACATGCATTAGGTGCTGCAGGAGCATTAGAAGCTATTTATACTTTATTAATGTTAAAAAATAATTTTATAGCTCCTAGTATAAATATTAATAATTTAGATTTTTTCAATAAAAAATTAAAAATTGTAACTAAAATGATAAAAAAAAATATTTCTATTGCTATGTCAAATAGTTTAGGTTTTGGTGGTGTAAATGTTAGTTTAGTTTTTAAGAAATTTTAA
- the tal gene encoding transaldolase: protein MNQLESLKKFSKIVVDSGDMEYIEKYLPEDVTTNPSLILKYWNLDIYNNVFKNAIIYSKKKGGNIQNKINNATNKIAVGMGVQILKKISGFVSTEINVKHSFNSMNCIIEAKKIIKMYEEEGIDRSRVLIKLASTWECIKAAEELEKIGIKCNLTLLFSLVQAQACAEADVFLISPFIGRIYDWYQVHYPSQNYNVNTDPGVLSVKKIFNYLKTYGYKTIIMGASFRNIQQIIALSGCDQLTISPILLEELKFYTGSIDKKLIAPVNIKQNKPEKLSESEFRWKYNLDRMAVETLSDGIRKFGCDQDNLEKLISPYLI, encoded by the coding sequence ATGAATCAATTAGAATCTTTAAAAAAATTTTCGAAAATAGTTGTTGATAGTGGTGATATGGAATATATAGAAAAATATCTTCCAGAAGATGTAACAACTAATCCTTCGTTAATTTTAAAGTATTGGAATTTAGACATTTATAATAATGTATTTAAAAATGCGATTATTTATTCCAAAAAAAAAGGAGGAAATATTCAAAATAAAATTAATAATGCCACTAACAAAATTGCTGTTGGAATGGGTGTTCAAATATTAAAAAAAATTTCTGGTTTTGTTTCTACAGAAATTAATGTTAAACATTCATTTAATTCAATGAATTGTATTATCGAAGCAAAAAAAATAATCAAAATGTATGAAGAAGAAGGTATTGATAGATCAAGAGTGTTAATTAAGTTAGCTTCTACTTGGGAATGTATTAAAGCTGCAGAAGAATTAGAAAAAATTGGTATTAAATGTAATTTAACATTATTATTTTCTTTAGTTCAAGCTCAAGCTTGTGCAGAAGCTGATGTATTTTTAATTTCACCTTTTATCGGCAGAATTTATGATTGGTATCAAGTACATTATCCTAGTCAAAATTATAATGTGAATACTGATCCAGGAGTCTTATCTGTTAAAAAAATTTTTAATTATTTAAAAACATATGGTTACAAAACTATAATTATGGGTGCTAGTTTTCGTAATATACAACAAATTATAGCATTATCAGGTTGTGATCAGTTAACTATTTCTCCTATTTTATTAGAAGAATTAAAATTTTATACAGGATCTATAGATAAAAAATTAATAGCTCCTGTTAATATAAAACAAAATAAACCAGAAAAATTATCTGAATCAGAATTCCGTTGGAAATACAATTTAGATAGAATGGCAGTTGAAACTTTATCAGATGGTATTCGAAAGTTTGGATGTGATCAAGATAATTTAGAAAAACTAATTTCCCCTTATTTAATATAA
- the tkt gene encoding transketolase encodes MLSRRDLANAIRVLSIDSVEKANSGHPGAPMGMADIAEVLWRDFYRHNPNNPNWINRDRFVLSNGHSSILLYSILHLTGYDLSIKDLKQFRQLNSKTPGHPENICTNGVDTTTGPLGQGLGAAVGMAIAERTLGSIFNRLNYNIIDHYTWVFVGDGCLMEGISHEVCSLAGTLGLGKLIVFYDKNNISIDGNTKNWFTDNTEMRFQSYNWHVVNNVDGHNSESIIQAIEESKKISNKPSLIICHTIIGFGSPNKSGTCHVHGSPLGQSEVILTKKQLNCNSAPFQIDKKIYDQWDARKRGERIEFEWNKKFISYSKKYPKLALEYQRRIHKLLPENFSSEIDNFINSIINRPENIATRKSSQNTLERLGSLLPELMGGSADLTPSNLTNWSGSQSINKNFSGNYIHYGVREFGMTAIANGIANHGGFIPYTSTFLMFVEYAKNAVRMAALMKIRHIFIYTHDSIGLGEDGPTHQPIEQLASLRLTPNLSVWRPCDSVETVIAWKYALERENGPTALILSRQNLKQLNYSNINIKNIFRGGYIVKKSIDPINIILISTGSELELSLKVFDKLEILKYSVQLISMPSCDVFDKQDVYYKDLVLPKIIKKRVVIEAGVTNGWYKYIGLNGIAIGVNNFGESAPAEKLFLKFGFTVDSIVNKIQKLFFDKK; translated from the coding sequence ATGTTATCACGAAGAGATTTAGCTAATGCCATTCGTGTTCTCAGTATAGATTCAGTAGAAAAAGCTAATTCTGGTCATCCAGGAGCACCTATGGGAATGGCAGATATAGCAGAAGTTTTATGGAGAGATTTTTATCGGCATAACCCAAATAATCCAAATTGGATAAATCGTGATAGATTTGTGTTGTCTAATGGTCATAGTTCTATTCTATTATATAGTATTTTGCATTTAACTGGTTATGATTTATCAATTAAAGATTTAAAGCAGTTTCGCCAGTTAAATTCAAAAACACCAGGACATCCAGAAAATATTTGTACAAATGGAGTAGATACAACCACTGGTCCTTTAGGACAAGGGTTAGGTGCTGCAGTTGGAATGGCTATTGCTGAACGTACATTAGGATCTATTTTTAATCGATTAAATTATAATATTATTGATCATTATACTTGGGTTTTTGTTGGAGATGGATGTTTAATGGAGGGGATTTCTCATGAAGTTTGTTCTTTAGCTGGTACTTTAGGTTTAGGAAAATTAATTGTTTTTTATGATAAAAATAATATATCTATTGATGGAAATACTAAAAACTGGTTTACAGATAATACTGAAATGCGGTTTCAATCTTATAATTGGCATGTAGTTAATAATGTTGATGGACATAATTCAGAATCTATTATACAAGCGATAGAAGAATCAAAAAAAATATCTAATAAACCATCATTAATTATTTGTCATACAATAATCGGTTTTGGTTCTCCAAATAAATCTGGAACTTGTCATGTTCATGGTTCTCCATTAGGTCAAAGCGAAGTAATTTTAACTAAAAAACAATTAAATTGTAATAGTGCTCCTTTTCAAATTGATAAAAAAATATATGATCAATGGGATGCTAGAAAAAGAGGTGAAAGAATAGAATTTGAATGGAATAAAAAATTTATTTCTTATTCAAAAAAATATCCTAAATTAGCACTGGAATATCAACGACGTATTCATAAATTATTACCTGAAAATTTTTCTTCTGAAATTGATAATTTTATTAATTCAATTATCAATCGTCCTGAAAATATAGCTACAAGAAAATCTTCTCAAAATACATTAGAAAGACTTGGCAGTTTATTACCAGAATTAATGGGAGGGTCAGCCGATTTAACTCCAAGCAATTTAACGAATTGGTCTGGTTCTCAATCAATAAACAAAAATTTTTCAGGTAATTATATTCATTATGGTGTACGTGAATTTGGAATGACTGCTATTGCCAATGGTATTGCTAACCATGGTGGGTTTATTCCTTATACTTCTACTTTTTTAATGTTTGTAGAATATGCTAAGAATGCAGTTAGAATGGCTGCTTTAATGAAAATAAGACATATTTTTATCTATACTCATGATTCTATTGGTTTAGGAGAAGATGGACCAACTCATCAACCTATTGAACAATTAGCAAGTTTACGTTTAACTCCTAATTTAAGTGTATGGAGACCATGCGATTCAGTAGAAACTGTTATTGCCTGGAAATATGCTTTGGAAAGAGAGAATGGTCCTACAGCATTAATTTTGTCTCGTCAAAATTTAAAGCAATTAAATTATTCTAATATTAATATCAAAAATATTTTTCGTGGAGGTTATATAGTAAAAAAATCTATTGATCCTATTAATATAATTTTAATTTCAACTGGATCAGAATTAGAACTATCTCTAAAAGTATTTGATAAATTAGAAATTTTAAAATATTCAGTTCAATTAATATCTATGCCATCTTGTGATGTATTTGATAAACAAGATGTATATTATAAAGATTTAGTTTTACCAAAAATTATTAAAAAACGTGTTGTTATTGAAGCTGGAGTAACCAATGGTTGGTATAAATATATTGGTTTAAATGGTATTGCAATTGGTGTAAATAATTTTGGCGAATCTGCACCAGCTGAAAAATTATTTTTAAAATTTGGATTTACAGTTGATTCTATAGTAAATAAAATACAAAAATTATTTTTTGATAAAAAATAA